One segment of Gadus chalcogrammus isolate NIFS_2021 chromosome 8, NIFS_Gcha_1.0, whole genome shotgun sequence DNA contains the following:
- the LOC130387279 gene encoding late histone H2B.L4-like, whose protein sequence is AGAGGEKKAKKKEKKRGKRRETYAMYIYKVLKQVHPDTGISSKAMSIMNSFVNDLFERIATEALRLAQYNQRSTITSREVQTAVRLLLPGELAKHAVSEGTKAASTIRDRHPRRKLY, encoded by the exons gcaggagcaggaggggagaagaaagcaaagaaaaaagaaaagaaaaggggcAAGAGGAGAGAGACTTACGCGATGTACATCTACAAAGTTTTGAAGCAG gTCCACCCCGACACTGGCATCTCGAGCAAAGCCATGAGCATCATGAACTCCTTCGTGAACGACCTCTTCGAGCGCATCGCCACGGAGGCGTTGCGCCTGGCGCAGTACAACCAGCGCTCAACCATCACCAGCCGGGAGGTGCAGACCGCCgtgaggctgctgctgcccggGGAGCTGGCAAAGCACGCCGTGTCCGAGGGGACCAAGGCCGCTTCAACAATTCGTGACAGACATCCCAGACGTAAACTCTACTAG
- the LOC130387200 gene encoding serine/threonine-protein kinase pim-2-like → MLKVQGEGGSASPGAAVQLLEWFKLDQELILVLERPVPSTDLLRYMKGGYLEEQEAKMIMQQVIKAITDIHSKGVLHRDIKPENILIETGSDVPRVRIIDFGCGCLLQNGEHHQFSGTFRYCPPEWFNHQSYRAEPLNVWQVGVLAYYCQEFVWSCLAKQPQERLPLDSLLAHPWLQLDEPEDIAVD, encoded by the exons ATGCTGAAGGTCCAAGGTGAAGGTGGCTCTGCAAGCCCAGGTGCAGCTGTCCAACTGCTGGAGTGGTTTAAACTGGACCAGGAGCTAATCCTGGTGCTGGAGAGACCAGTGCCCTCCACTGATCTCCTGCGCTACATGAAGGGGGGTTACcttgaggagcaggaagctAAG aTGATTATGCAGCAAGTCATCAAAGCAATCACTGACATCCACTCCAAAGGCGTCCTACACCGAGACATCAAGCCTGAGAACATCTTGATAGAAACCGGTTCCGACGTGCCCCGTGTCAGGATCATTGACTTTGGATGCGGCTGCCTTCTCCAGAACGGCGAGCATCATCAGTTCTCAG GCACTTTCCGCTACTGTCCTCCAGAGTGGTTTAACCATCAGTCTTACAGGGCAGAACCTCTGAACGTGTGGCAGGTGGGGGTGCTTGCGTACT ACTGCCAGGAATTTGTGTGGAGTTGCCTGGCCAAGCAACCTCAGGAACGTCTGCCCCTGGATAGCCTGCTGGCCCACCCCTGGTTGCAGCTTGATGAACCTGAGGACATCGCTGTGGACTGA
- the LOC130388012 gene encoding late histone H2B.L4-like, with amino-acid sequence MANDVQKKKKKVKVVVGGAGAGGEKKAKKRGKRRETYAMYIYKVLKQVHPDTGISSKAMSIMNSFVNDLFERIATEASRLAQYNQRSTITSREVQTAVRLLLPGELAKHAVSEGTKAVTKYTSSK; translated from the exons ATGGCTAACGATGtacaaaagaagaagaagaaggttaAGGTCGTCgtcggaggagcaggagcaggaggggagaagaaagCAAAGAAAAGGGGCAAGAGGAGAGAGACTTACGCGATGTACATCTACAAAGTTTTGAAGCAG GTCCACCCCGACACTGGCATCTCGAGCAAAGCCATGAGCATCATGAACTCCTTCGTGAACGACCTCTTCGAGCGCATCGCCACGGAGGCGTCGCGCCTGGCGCAGTACAACCAGCGCTCAACCATCACCAGCCGGGAGGTGCAGACCGCCgtgaggctgctgctgcccggGGAGCTGGCAAAGCACGCCGTGTCCGAGGGGACCAAGGCGGTCACTAAATACACCAGCTCCAAATGA